A region of the Perca flavescens isolate YP-PL-M2 chromosome 15, PFLA_1.0, whole genome shotgun sequence genome:
GGCAGAACATTTGTTAGCTAAGGTGGTAGGGTTGGCGTTGCCATTTGATGACTTAGTTAAGGCGGCAGGCACGTGTTGTTAAGGCGGCCGCCTTAAACTGCTATTTACAATACTTCTGCTATTACAGCTACTACGAAGGACACTACTACAACAAGTACTGATACTACAAAGATTAATCTACTTTTGCTTACAatactactgctactacaaatgaaactgaaataaaattagCTAATACTCATAACAACTATATTACTACTGCTACCAATAATTTTGACATGTATTCATGAGTTATTACATTAAAAATAGTTTTATATGATCACACAATTAAGGTAATACAGTACAATAACTGTGTGttatttgaatgttgcattgttAAAGCCTCTGTACTGTTATGAATATGTGTGTTTAGATTGTCCTTTTACCTGGTGGATGAACCTGTATTTTTCCGAGTCCCTGACATCGGTGCCCTGCAGACCCACCTGTGTGTCACCTGGGATTCCAGCTCAGGTGCGGCCGCTCTCTTCATGGATGGGAGGAAAAGCTTGACCAAAATTTTCAAGAAGGGTCACACAGTCCAACCCGGAGGCAAGGTTATCATCGGACAAGATCTGGATAGTTACGTGGGTCCATTTGATGCCAAGCAGAGTTTTGTTGGGGAGATCGGTGATATTAATATGTGGGACTCTGTCCTCTCAGACCGCATGATCCAAGACATGTTCTCTGGGAAGACAGTACCAAGAGGAAATGTTTTCGACTGGGAAACCACACAGCTTAACATTAACGGGGAGGTGGTGGTTGTTAATACTCAGCAGTAGCTTTAAGGTTCACACACGACATGCTGGAATCATTTCAGTATTTCAAGTAAAGCAATATAAAGCTCTGCACATCCACATTACACCTGTACGACATACAATATATGAAGATGACTTGTTGATCATAATGCAGGTCTGTGCTCTGATGTAATGAAGATGTAAACTCATTTCTTACACTCAGTCCAATAAAAAGCATATGATGACAATTCTGTTGTGGTggaatatattacaatattatcattagggctgggtgattaatcaaatttatatttttcttaattACAATTTTGGCTTCCAACAATAATGAAACCAAGAATAAACGATTATTGTGCTGCATGGAATATGTTGAATATAGtttaccaaaatgttgaatacaTGTTTAAGAGTTTTCAGTAGGTTGTGACAATACACTTCAACATATTTGATCTAATTTATTATGGTCTAATGTtgatatattgtatttattattttgatatattaaaaatatattttaggaGTTTTCAGTAGGTTGTGGAAGTGCACTAACATCACAACACATTTATTTGGGtcaaattttgtttgtttgtattatttatttaaatgtatatatttattttatttacatacattttaaaattggtTTTTCAGTTGAATTATATTTAAAGTTCAAGAAATACAGTGTTTAAAAGACAATACAAGTCCCCCATAGTAAGGTCAGAAAAGTACAGTCGTCTAAATATTCATTATATACGATATGGCAACTTGGATGTtgtaacaaacaataaataacagTGTAGCGGTACACTATGATAACTTGAAGGACTTTAGCGCTCTCTTGTGGACTTTTAAGAAATTATCTCCAACAACACAGAAAGAAATCATCAAAGTCTGCAACCATAAATTGCTcttggtaacgttagctaatattCGCTAACAAATGTCAACCAACACTGATGCAGGTTTCATCAAATGTTTCGTTAACATCAGGGACACAACACAATAACATCCAGAAATCAGCAAACTGTATATATGGCTAAAATTGTTACTTTcactgttttaacttttttaaattgattgcaACAAACGTGGTTACGACGAACTTACCTGTGACTCCGGTGACCGAACAGCATGACATGGGATGGGATGGGACTATAGCATAGGACCATGcatgggacgctccaggctgcagccataaccatatatatatatatatatatatatatatatatatatatatatatatatatatatatatatatatatatatatatatatatatataccccgCCTCGAGTAGTTGTCTGTAGAAGTTGCATTCACACacgcggacacacacacacacacacaaacacacacacttgctttaTCTCCTTTGTGGTGCAGGGAATTAATTCACCGAAGAACCATTTCcatagcaaaacaaaaaaaaacgcttGAGAAATATCGTCGTGACCGAAATGTCGACCAATAAATCAATGCAGAGGTTGCACGTatatggaattttttttttcttctgtttatctttctttttccttttggaATAGAAGTTGCATTCACTCACAACCCATAACAAGACTCTTTTTGCCTATTAACAAATAATAATCATATGAATGACATTGCATTTATGTTTGCAACAGTATGTGAATTTCGTATATAAACGAGTAGGTGGacaacacattcatttttaaatattgtatgcAAATTTACAACACAATGGTGTACACGAAAAAAGAGCACCTTTGATTAACACACGTCAGGCACGGACGGGGTTCGAACCCGCGATCTTCGGTTTACGAGACCGACGCCTTACCACTTGGCCACCGCGCCTGGCAGTGTTGATCGGTCAAAGTATGCATACTTCAACCCCAATACGCCATTCAAATTGAAACGCACCTCGACAGATTTCTTGTATGCAGCCAAATATCACAGCAGATGGCCTTTGTGATAATAAAAGGTCGCAATGTTgtattaattatatttttatggcGTCGAAAAGTCTAGCAAATGAAGTCGACATGAAGTTTGGCGTAACGTTACCTTTCTCAGGAGAAGGGGAACTTGATCGTGAACACAACCGGAAGTAgatatagttgttttttttgttttttttattgaacttgTGGTTTACAGATCATGTTTTCATAGAgtgaaaagaaataagaaatTTAACTGGCAGTCTGTTAATGGAGTATGGGCATTGAAGCAAGAATGTGATTTTACCaagtttttcaaatataaagtTTGGCACAATGTTCCACAAACTGTTTGGATttttcaaaaatcttttaatcCAGTTGGAAGTAGATATAGTGGTTCAAGGATTCAAgcaaagccggtctacggaaagccgttccactccctatccagccccattgtaccggattttggttgcagttccaccagagttccactgggggtgatcgcggtccagtgcaaaatgaatgggactctatggagctagacggctaaatgtgtctctttcgcctgattgtcgttgagaaacctcagatttgattgtagtttttgcaagttcaacatgggttataggtcgaaagttgaatgaacgagtacttatgtccttttgatttcttacagggtgagtcgttgtagcccataacacgctagcattctgctaatgaatgctgattggtcagtgaaggagtgattacgatcggagatcccgcttgacggcatccgaagcagaaCCTGAATGTCTGAGTGAATATTTTggtgtggtctttaaaacatcagcaaacctctttctagcacgtatattgacagggagagcctaacctgtcagctgtgttgttgatgcctcgagagaacaaaggaagcgactcagagctcgccgtaaagcagtatctttggccgtatatgtgtatgacgtcattgacattttaaaaggctttttagaacaaaaaagccactttaaaaaaatctaacacacaGCAGTGcgtattttcttagcctcccctttcgaatgcaacattcaaattactagacaaaaaattatatcctaagaaaagtgggttttgaggggtatagctccatagagtcccattcattctgcaacggcctgtgagcgccccctatatggaactctggtggaactgcaaccagttcagaagccggaagtaacgagggagtggaacgtcttcctatattagaaattctttggttcaGGGGAGATAGGTTTTCTATAATTCCCTGAAACATGATAACTACAGAAGTATGATGCATTTCCATGCATCGGATGGTGTAAAGACGGTGCGCGATCCTTGAACATTTTACAAGTAGCTCATGTTGTAAGTAATATTGGTTTGAAAATAGCAGTGCTGGATGGTAAGAACAAATCTGTACACTGGCTAGGCGTTAGCTTGCTAGCATAAGGCTGATTCAATAACGTTGTTTGGTTATTTTCCTACATATTCAACTAGTCCGGGTGTTGCAAGtatttacagttacattgttgtaATTGTAACCTTATGCTAGTTTGAACATATTTAACAGCGTTCCAGCAAGTCGTGCTACGCATgcctaattgtatttaaaaaatgtagaaTTTAATAAACCCTTACTACATAGACGAGTTTACGTAGGCAAAGCATTATTAAGACGTCTTACACGTCATGAGCCATTCTTTCATTCGTCATAACAAATAATAATCTATAAAGCTGTTTAACTTTACATGGACGATAACTGTATCGGCTTATTGATATAGTTTAACAAAACGTGTGCTGTTTAAGTGAATTGTTCCAatcaaattacaattaaaaaGTCACAATTTGAGTTATGGTCTTGTTTTACAGATTTGTTCATgtgatttgttattttttacaaagCCTAGTGTTTTGgaaattgaaaaatgtatataatcATAGATTTCAACTATACAAagcattacaacaacaaaaagcaagCAATGTCTGTAACTTTTAAAATATTCTTCTGGTAAAACGTGATTAAATTACACGTTTGCACATTACTCCGAGTGTAAGCTGTCAGTGTCCAATGTCACTGACCGAGGGGACTTTTCAAGACTTGAAATTCCATGTCAGCAAAAATATAATTCTGCGGAAATTACAGTTTACAGTAAAAGTTAGAGGACTGACCTTCAGATCTAACATTGCTCAGTGCCTCGGTTGAGATCTTGGTATGCCTTGTGTTCCAGTCTTTGACAGACCCTGTctgacctgctgcagctgggtGCTTCACCATGCCGCTGGTGTTGGATGCAGTGTGGGCGCTGTGGAGCATTGGAGCTGGCGTCTATGACTACTTTCACACCAGTGCCATGGAAGAGAGGATCCACACACTGGAAAACGTCCTCTCGATCCACCAGTTTGTGATTGCAGGCCTGTCGGCAGGCCTCATCCTGCTCATAACCTACGTACTCTGGAGAAAACACTGAAACCCCACTAACCAAAGCTACGCTCCCCcctacaaaatgttttgttgcAGGATATCATGCGTTACCCTGAGTTCTTTCCATGCCTGCGCTGTCCAGAGTGACAGTTTGGATTATGTGACTGCATAACACTTGAAGATCAAGCATGTTCAGCAACAATCAGGATGTCCCAGATGACGTCAGGAGCACTGATGGGGAAACaacctctgtctgtttgtctctgtgttttggatgttaaactGGCCTGGGTAAAACTTTATACAAAATCATAACTGCTTCTCAAGACAACTTTGCACTTTTTTGCCTGACTTGAAGGACTTAACCCTCGATAATGCCATCCATTTAAACACCACCCCAGTGTGTGATGAGGAGCGAAGATGTTCAGTCGTTCAGCCGAGACACTTTAGAATTTAAAACTTTGGATTTGTTACAGAAGTCAAGTGTGACTGGTTGCTAACGTATTTACCTCAAGATCAAcggtttttttctgtttacaaattaatttttttttttttttttctgtagtgcTTATTAATTTCTCTTAAGGCATTAACCTGTGATACTTAGGTCCTTATCTCATTCTCTTGACATAACTTATATCACAACTTAATTACCTCTATCTTGAGATAATGGTGGTCATAAGATATGTGTGACTGTGTAGATAAGTCTTTTATCAGGACGCATTTAGACTTTTAAGTCTACTTCTACTGAAAGAAAATAGCATTATAGTTAAATCTCTCACTTAGAATATTAGGCCTAAAAAACAAAGCAGTTAAGTTGTGACCTCGAAACAgcaggttaaataaaatattaacgCTGATGGACGCTCTCGGTTTTAATTATCCCTCACTAGCTGTGAGGGGGGCCAATGACTCCATCCTGCACTAGAATTTCAAAGGTAAATAGTGTAGGTTTTGTCTTCTCTAATAGGTTTTAATTGGGTGGGGATGTCAACATTTGACTTTTAAATAAGTGGTgtgttttacctttttaaagttGGTGTCGGGTCATGATGTTTCAGAGACACGGCAGTGTTTTGATGGGAATGTTTCTGGTGGGgtctaggcctgcacgattcggggaaaaatatgaatcatgatttttttttttttttttagcttagaattgatatcccgattctctgccacgatttttttctcacgaagtgtaatgtttattgcataCATGAACCATGAAAAGACAAATTGGAAGTACCaaacttagattttttttgggcacctatagcacattgcgcgtcaacacaagcctgtaaacatagaggcttcaatgaatgaagaaaataaagtacatactggccatttaagtacagtaagctaccaaaaatagtgacatataacacattgaactaaataggagcctgatacaggctctatctgaactccttcaACATGTCTTTACAACATGTCAATCAAgcagctacagcttcagtccatagagaaatggagtttgtcaattgccaatttaagtacagtatcaaaaacggaatgatttcttagcacactctttaactgcttgtctttcatgtcttcagctgtcctatcaaaatgaaggctgaaaaaaaagaatcaaagtcatttaaaaattaaatcgtgAACAGGTTGAATCGAGATCGCATTTTTAATAACGAttaatcgtgcaggcctagtgTGGTCTGAATTCAGCACATCTAACATGCGTCTGAGCTGTGAGAGGGACAGACAGTGGTTCATTATTATCCTGGTTCCAGGTGACAGACCCGGAACAACAGGATAAGCACAATAAAAGactaaagaaatgtaaacactGGGAAACGAATGTATCCTTTTATCCTTTGTTTATTCTCTCCATGCCAAGGGGAAGGGATTGAAGATATAGGTTGGAGGtcaatgtgttttatttgtgttttaatttgtcTACGTTTACACGTTCCCGAACACTGTTTCCAGTCTGTCATTCAAGTTTTTTGTATCatgtttgtgttaaaaaaaaaaaaaaagtctactgATTTAATCCAGTATTGTTCACTTTCACTACTTGCTTTCTCTCTGGGGTTCATtcattctgtatgtgtgcattaCTTTATGTTAGTTTGACAAACCACTATCATGGCTAACTGTTAAAGGGAATATGTTTGAATAATAAATCATAACTTATAGTCCAAGCGGTGAaggttttattataaaaatgttgttCCGTGTCGTGATTAACGAGtcaggtttttttgtgttaaataCATCATCCGCAATGGAAAGAACGGGCCGGCCCTTGGCTTTTGGGGGTgtaagcaggatttggtttgggggCCCTTCTTATTGTGACGTGTAAATATTAAGCACACATCGTGTACTAATAAGCACGTAAAGACTAAAGAGAGACCTGTTAGCAGCAACACCATATATAAATAGACTACAGtaaatacagtatttgtctTTTATCATCAAAGCCTacgaatatatttttttcaccaCAGAATCCCGGGAGTGCTTGTTTTGTAGGGGACAGTAAATTACTTACTTAGCCTAGCTGTTCATTTTGCCTGTCACTgtgcttgtttttttgtcactatttgtTGGCAAAAATGGcacaaaatgttttcattttttgttaagtaagttccatttttattttgttattgtctaAAAATGTAGGGCCAgctctgtaaaaaaacaaaaacattctgcCTTACTTTATTATCACTGGAAGTATTTTTGTGGTAAATAAGTAATTTTAAACATCAGAAGACTATGAAGGCTAAGGTTGCCTCTATAAAAGTCTGTTCAATATTGTGCACTTGAAGCTCCTTCCGACTGAcatttcaacataaaaaaaaatgaatgagacaCACTGTCAGTGAGTTCCTTGGCTTTCAGTCGTTTAGACCCACTCACTGACTCAGACTGGTTAGTTATTGTTGCATGCTGCTGAGTAACACAGTGAAAATATATCACCATGCAGTGTAGAAGTTCAATCACTGTGCTCATGAGCTATTTTAGTGTTCATTATGTTTTGGGGTCAGTGGTTCAGTCATGTGCAGGCAGCTCTGTGCTCATCCTGAACCATATCAGGAGGTACCATGAAATGTCATCTCTTTTAATCTCCACTTTCTTTATATATTTCCAACAAgaaatttgaatgtttttatgcatttatgtttaagcacaaatattcaaattttcAAAAATCATACCACATTCCATTCCACATAAACAAAGAATGTTTGATGTGATGTGGTATAATTTCAACATATtgaattgttattattactgtagATGTGTGATGATTAATTGCTGGATACAAGCGTGAAATCGGCTCTATAATACTTGCTTTTCAAGTCAATGAATTGCAATCAATCAGTGGCTATATGTGCTTTCAATTTGCATCCATTTTAACTGGTGAATGTCACAAACCTACTATATGTATAatgattttaatttatttgttttcaaagaaaaaTCAGAGGAAAATCCCATTATACACaacttcatttattttaaacttttttttcattaactGAATTAGGACTTTACTTGAGTCAGCAaggtatatttatttaattttaataatgTTTTGTCTGCAGGTGGCAAATGTGCATCTGCTTACAGTAGAATGACATCAATGTATCCCACCAGTGAGAGCTCGGGCTTTCACTAACAAGCACAATGATTGGGTGGAGCTGCAAGAAGGCGGGATCTTTCAACAATCTGTGGAGGCTTCAACATGACTTCAACCTACATTTGGAGaagcagtggcagcaaaaactgtcctgtcctgttagtagtgtcctgagGACTGTCCCAAGACAGTCCGACATTGTCccgtacactgtcctgtgactccgtGACTGttctgtacactgtcctgtgactcccagacactgtcctgtgactccacgACTgccccgggacagtcagacactgtcctgtgactccacgACTgccccgggacagtcagacactgtcctgtacaatgtcctgtgactccatgactgtcctgtacactgtcctgttactccatgactgtcctgtacatTGTCCTGTGACTCCAAGACACTGTCATGTGACTCTATGCCTGTcctgggacagtcagacactgtcctgtacaccagtggttcccaacctggggtccgggcactcCCATCGGGGGGCggcaaaggtaaaaaaaaagatatttgcaCATggtaaacaaattatgataatacactagaatatataatgtatacaaaagtctgtatgaaaactatatattttgttgtatccttgTTTTTCTTGCTGCCacagcatcactattttatgaatgaaacatggcggagaaacgtaacagtgctgataactgctctgtatcaaaaaagaaagtaaggctctatctctatcactgtcctgtgactccatgactgtcctgtacactgtcctgtgactctaagacactgtcctgtgactccatgactgtcctgtacactgtcctgtgactccatgactgtcctgtgactccatgactgtcctgtacactgtcctgtgactccatgactgtcctgtacactgtcctgtgactccaagacactgtcctgtgactccatgactgtcctgtacactgtcctgtgactccatgactgtcctgtacactgtcctgtgactccaagacactgtcctgtgactccatgaacCTCCAAtgaagagcagcgtacagccacatCTCTAAACTTTGTCAGAGACCCAAATgggcctctgtgtctgtcagacggtCTGACTGAGATACTGCCATATCAGCGGTGCAATaacatgcacagcagactatattACAACTCTCCAAATCTCggagaacacagatgggaggagttatattttgaatgtgcacaaagttgtaAATATGAACAGAAATCTTGCAAACA
Encoded here:
- the LOC114569743 gene encoding pentraxin fusion protein-like translates to MRLYAVLFLVAVSLAESVSIKSLVFPSETSTSYVEMVPLKPLNLRAFTLCMRVATELTGSREIILFSYRTQRADELNVWRELDGRLSFYLVDEPVFFRVPDIGALQTHLCVTWDSSSGAAALFMDGRKSLTKIFKKGHTVQPGGKVIIGQDLDSYVGPFDAKQSFVGEIGDINMWDSVLSDRMIQDMFSGKTVPRGNVFDWETTQLNINGEVVVVNTQQ